DNA sequence from the Vicinamibacterales bacterium genome:
AGAGAGCTCAGTCGGAGCTTCAGCACGACTTGGCCCCCGGTCGCGTGCTGAGCCAGACCGCCGACGTGTCCAAACCTGAAGAGGCCGAACACCTGGTCGAAGCGGCCCTCCAGCAGTGGAACCATGTCGACATTCTCGTCAACAACGCCGGCGTCTACGGGCCGTTAGGACCGTCGGACGAGGTGGACTGGCTCGAATGGACGCGAGCCATCGAGACCAACCTCTATGGCTCAGTACTTCCCGCGCGCGCCCTGCTACCGCATTTCAAGAAGCGCCGCTACGGGAAGATCGTACAGATATCCGGCGGCGGCGCCACGAATCCTCTGCCTCGCATCACTGCATACGCAGCCTCAAAAGCGGCGGTGATTCGCTTCGCCGAATCACTGGCTGAAGAGGTACGGGAGTTTCACATTGATGTGAACGCAATCGCACCGGGCGCGCTGAACACGCGGATGATGGATCAATTGATTGCGGCCGGACCCGAAGCCGTGGGCGAGTCCTTTTACTCGAGAATGGAGCGCATCAAATCGGAGGGCGGCACCTCCCTGGAACGAGGTGCGGCGCTCGCGGTGTTTCTGGGATCGCCCGCCAGCGACGGCCTGACCGGCCGGCTGATCAGCGCGGCGTGGGACTCCTGGGAGAAACTGCCGGATCGCATTAATGAGATTGCCGGGACCGATATCTATACCCTCCGCCGAGTTACTGCCGCCGACCGGGGCAAGGACTGGGACAAGCCTTGATTCCTGCCGTGGCCATCGTCGGATGCGGATTGATCGGCAAGAAACGGAAGGCGGCGCTCGGCAAGGCACGCCTTGTAGCCTGCGTCGATCGCGATCTCTCCCGAGCGCAGAGTCTGGCCGCCGGCTCACCAGAAGCCATCGCAGCGACGAGTCTCGATCAGGTCCTAAGACACAACATCGACATCGTGGTCGTGGCGACGACCAACGACGCGCTGGCCGACACCGCGTGCGCAGCGCTTGACGCAGGTTGCCACGTAATCGTCGAGAAGCCTGCGGCCAGGACGGTCGCTGAACTCGACCGCATCAAGACTGCTGCCGGTCGCGCGCAGAGGCTAGTGCGGGTGGGCTTCAATCATCGCTACCATCCGGCGCTGCTGAAAGCCAAAGAGATCGTCGACTCGGGGGCACTGGGTCCGCTCATGTTCGTGCGGGGCCGCTACGGGCATGGTGGCCGCCTCGGATACGACCGAGAGTGGCGCGCCGATCCGGTGCTGTCGGGAGGCGGAGAACTGATCGACCAGGGTGTGCACCTGATCGACCTGTCGCGTTGGTACCTCGGGGCCGAGTTCACGGAGATCGCGGGTTTCGCCGGCACGTTCTATTGGGACATGCCGGTCGACGACAACGCCTTCCTGACCCTGCGCACCGCGACTGGCGCGACGGCGTTCCTGCATATGAGCTGCTCGGAGTGGAAGAACCTGTTCTCGCTCGAAATCTACGGACGCAACGGAAAGCTCCACATTGAGGGGCTCGGCGGCAGCTACGGTGTTGAACGGCTCACGTGGTACCGCATGCTTCCAGAAATGGGCCCACCCGAAACCGAAGCGTGGGAGTTCCCGCGCGGTGACCGATCGTGGGAGCTCGAGTTCGGAGAATTTCTGGATGACATCGCCGCGAACCGGACACCCGCCGCTGGGCTGAGCGATGCGCGCGCGGCGCTGGCCGTTGTTGAACGGATCTATCGCAATGGCACCCCATAAAGGGGTGCCCTACGACTACCAATCCCAATGATCATTACGCGAAGTCCGCTCCGCATCACGCTCGGTGGAGGTGGTACCGACCTACCCTCATACTATGGGCAGCACGGCGGCTTCCTGATTGCGGCGGCCATCGACAAGTACGTCTACGTCACGGTGATGCGACCGTTCACGCCGGGCATCTTCCTGAAGTACTCAAAACTCGAGCAAGTCGAGCACACCAAAGACGTCCAGCATCCGATCGTGCGGGAGGCACTGGCGCTCTTCGGGAACGGTGCGTCACAGATCGAGATTACGACGCTGGCCGACATACCGGCCGGCACAGGACTCGGCTCTTCCGGCAGCTTCACGACCGCGCTGATCCGGGCGCTCTCGGCGTTTCACCGCAAGCCGATGCATCCAGACACGCTGGCGGAAACCGCTTGCGATATCGAGATCAACCGGCTGAAGGAACCTATCGGCAAGCAGGACCAGTACATAGCCGCGTATGGTGGCGTGACCTCGTTTACGTTCCACCCCGACGAAAAAGTTGACGTCAAACCGGTCGGGGTGTCGAGCGATGTGCTCTTCCGGCTTGAAGATCACCTGCTGTTGTTCTTCACCGGCTATTCACGCAGTGCTGGCAGCATTCTGGCGGATCAACAGACGAAGACCGTCGCCGATGACCAGGTGATGCTGGCGAACCTCCACTACGTCAAGGAACTCGGCCACCGCAGCCTCGAGGCGATTGAGCTCGGCAACTTGTCGACGTTTGGCGAGTTGATGCACGAGCATTGGGAGCACAAGAAAGCCAGGTCCGGCGGCATGAGCAACCCGCAGATCGACGAGTGGTACGACCTCGCGATGAGGAACGGCGCGGTTGGCGGGAAACTGGTTGGCGCCGGAGGAGGCGGATTCCTGATGTTCTATGCCGATGATGTCCGCAAGCTTCGACTCGCCATGAGCAAGGCGGGCCTGGACGAAGTGCGGTTCCGTTTCGACTTCGAAGGGACCAAGGTCCTCTTTTCGTGACGCTTCCCGTAGCCATTCTCGCCGGCGGCCTCGCCACACGGCTGCGGCCCCTCACCGACGAGGTTCCGAAGTCGTTGGTTGATGTTGCCGGCCGCCCATTCGCCGAGCACCAGCTCGACCTCTTGCACCAACACGGGTTCAACGAAGTCGTGTTCTGCGTCGGCCACCTTAGCGCCCAGATCGAGCGCGCCCTTGGCGACGGCGGCCGATTCGGTATGCGGCTGTCATACGTGGACGATGGCCCGGAGCTGGTCGGGACCGGCGGCGCGCTACGTCGAGCGCTGCCGCGCCTCGGCGAGTCGTTTCTCGTGATGTATGGCGATTCCTATCTCGACTGCGACTACCAGGCCATTGCATTGGCCTTCATGTCGAGCGCCAAGCTTGGTCTGATGACGGTCCTCCAGAACGAGAACCGGTGGGATCGCAGCAACGTCCGCTTCGAGCGCGGCGCCATTCAGGCGTACGACAAGACCACCAGCGATCCAGCGTTCAAGCATGTGGACTATGGCCTGGGCGCCTTGCGGGCGGAAGCGCTGTTCCCGTATCCGTCGGACCGCAAGCTCGATCTGGCGCAGGTATACCAGGACCTCCACGCCCGCGACCAACTCGCCGCGTACGAGGTCCCGGAGCGTTTCTACGAGATCGGGTCTCTTTCCGGCCTCGAAGAAGTTCGAGCCAAGTTAGCTACGAGGGACGTCTCTTGACCTACACCGAGCAGCACCTGAAAGAGACGGCCGCGATCGTCGCGCAACTGGATGTGGCCGCGATCGAGGCTCTGGCCGTAGCGCTGGCCGGCGTGCGAACGCGCGGCGGGCGGGTGTTCTTTCTGGGAGTTGGCGGGAGCGCCGCCAACTGCTCACATGCGGTGAATGACTTTCGCAAGCTGGCAGCCTTTGAGGCCTATGCGCCGACCGACAATGTTTCGGAGTTGACCGCGCGAACTAATGACGAGGGTTGGGACACGACGTTCGCAGCGTGGCTTAGAGGCAGTCGTTTGACAACACAGGACGCCGTGTTCGTGATGTCGGTCGGAG
Encoded proteins:
- a CDS encoding SIS domain-containing protein; translation: MTYTEQHLKETAAIVAQLDVAAIEALAVALAGVRTRGGRVFFLGVGGSAANCSHAVNDFRKLAAFEAYAPTDNVSELTARTNDEGWDTTFAAWLRGSRLTTQDAVFVMSVGGGSVERNVSPNLVRALEHARTVGAAILGIVGRDGGFTAKVADAVVVVPTVNSENVTPHSEAFQAVIWHLLVSHPALKVGPTKWESLK
- a CDS encoding Gfo/Idh/MocA family oxidoreductase; the protein is MAIVGCGLIGKKRKAALGKARLVACVDRDLSRAQSLAAGSPEAIAATSLDQVLRHNIDIVVVATTNDALADTACAALDAGCHVIVEKPAARTVAELDRIKTAAGRAQRLVRVGFNHRYHPALLKAKEIVDSGALGPLMFVRGRYGHGGRLGYDREWRADPVLSGGGELIDQGVHLIDLSRWYLGAEFTEIAGFAGTFYWDMPVDDNAFLTLRTATGATAFLHMSCSEWKNLFSLEIYGRNGKLHIEGLGGSYGVERLTWYRMLPEMGPPETEAWEFPRGDRSWELEFGEFLDDIAANRTPAAGLSDARAALAVVERIYRNGTP
- a CDS encoding nucleotidyltransferase family protein, which codes for MTLPVAILAGGLATRLRPLTDEVPKSLVDVAGRPFAEHQLDLLHQHGFNEVVFCVGHLSAQIERALGDGGRFGMRLSYVDDGPELVGTGGALRRALPRLGESFLVMYGDSYLDCDYQAIALAFMSSAKLGLMTVLQNENRWDRSNVRFERGAIQAYDKTTSDPAFKHVDYGLGALRAEALFPYPSDRKLDLAQVYQDLHARDQLAAYEVPERFYEIGSLSGLEEVRAKLATRDVS
- a CDS encoding SDR family oxidoreductase, which codes for MAPHANSELTGRNAIITGASQGLGKEIARAYLAAGASVLLCARSADDLERAQSELQHDLAPGRVLSQTADVSKPEEAEHLVEAALQQWNHVDILVNNAGVYGPLGPSDEVDWLEWTRAIETNLYGSVLPARALLPHFKKRRYGKIVQISGGGATNPLPRITAYAASKAAVIRFAESLAEEVREFHIDVNAIAPGALNTRMMDQLIAAGPEAVGESFYSRMERIKSEGGTSLERGAALAVFLGSPASDGLTGRLISAAWDSWEKLPDRINEIAGTDIYTLRRVTAADRGKDWDKP